A genomic segment from Pseudomonadota bacterium encodes:
- the ssb gene encoding single-stranded DNA-binding protein: MAGINKVILVGHLGGDPEMKYGSSGNPFTIFTLATTDSWVKDGQKEERTEWHRIIAFGKLAEICAKWLHKGKQIYLEGRLQTRSWEQDGVKRWTTEIVAGTMQMLGGRDGGQSAGGGQGGAFAGGGSGGFGSGGQSSAENSAPYGHSSIPDNGPDDIPF; the protein is encoded by the coding sequence ATGGCGGGAATAAACAAGGTTATTCTGGTCGGGCATCTGGGCGGTGATCCCGAAATGAAATATGGGAGTAGCGGTAACCCCTTTACGATTTTCACCCTGGCTACGACCGACAGCTGGGTTAAGGACGGGCAAAAGGAGGAAAGAACCGAATGGCACCGCATTATCGCTTTCGGCAAGCTGGCTGAAATCTGCGCCAAATGGCTTCATAAAGGTAAACAGATTTATCTGGAAGGAAGATTACAGACCCGTTCCTGGGAACAGGATGGGGTTAAACGCTGGACTACGGAAATCGTGGCCGGCACCATGCAGATGTTGGGGGGGCGGGACGGCGGTCAGTCGGCCGGTGGCGGCCAAGGTGGAGCTTTTGCCGGTGGCGGGAGCGGTGGTTTCGGTTCCGGGGGTCAGTCGAGTGCGGAAAATTCAGCACCTTATGGTCATTCTTCAATTCCCGACAACGGTCCTGATGATATTCCTTTCTGA